The Coffea arabica cultivar ET-39 chromosome 4e, Coffea Arabica ET-39 HiFi, whole genome shotgun sequence genome includes a window with the following:
- the LOC113742199 gene encoding uncharacterized protein: MEESNGRLWSLRPGGLKSTLSGKSTPRGSPSFRRVGSGRTPRRGGISSLYFRNNRIVLWLLLITLWTYGGFYIQSRWAHGDNKEGMFGGNGTDEINELKPQNEKTEVKPKDRRDLIETDDYLDSKAVLSKNQSLSRISDAIMAKSGNANPSRKSVSLKKSRKRSRRGSRNKSRVKQKEVVEVQESEVDVQEVEIPMLNSTYGLIVGPFGSIEDGILEWTPEKRLGTCNRKGQFARLVWSRKFVLIFHELSMTGAPLAMMELATELLSCGATVSVVVLSKRGGLMPELARRKIKVLEDKLDLSFKTAMKADLIIAGSAVSASWIEKYREHTVLGASQIAWWIMENRREYFDRAKLALNHVKRLIFLSELQSKQWLAWCEEEKIKLKSPPELIPLSVNDELAFVAGISCSLNTPAFSTEKMLEKRQLLRSSVRKEMGLTDDDMLVVSLSSINPGKGQFLLLESAHKVVEQGMAVNSSTIKGSVKRGRNYHARALLQEGLKIGESSSELFHSEGYSAKFRSRENTHPSHYATTLYGDYSLRKLLANGETKQKQRLKILIGSVGSKSNKVTYVKTLLEFLSHHTNLSKSILWTPATTRVASLYAAADVYVMNAQGLGETFGRVTVEAMAFGLPVLGTDSGGTKELVEHNVTGLLHPLGRPGAQVLAKDIQYLLENPSARKQMGTEGRKKVEKMYLKKHLFKKFGEVLYSCMRIK, encoded by the exons ATGGAGGAAAGCAATGGTAGATTGTGGTCGTTGAGACCAGGTGGCTTGAAATCTACGTTATCTGGAAAATCAACTCCAAGAGGTTCCCCTTCATTTAGGAGAGTTGGCTCTGGGCGTACTCCACGTAGAGGTGGAATTAGTAGTCTATATTTCAGAAACAACAGGATAGTGCTTTGGCTGCTTTTGATCACCCTTTGGACCTACGGTGGATTTTATATTCAGTCTAGGTGGGCTCATGGGGACAACAAGGAAGGGATGTTTGGTGGCAATGGGACCGATGAAATAAATGAACTCAAACCACAGAATGAAAAGACTGAGGTCAAGCCAAAGGATCGCCGAGATCTGATTGAAACTGATGATTATCTTGATTCTAAGGCTGTGCTATCTAAAAACCAGTCCCTTTCGAGAATTTCAGATGCAATTATGGCCAAAAGTGGGAATGCTAATCCAAGTCGTAAGAGTGTATCTTTGAAGAAGAGCAGAAAGAGATCAAGACGTGGTTCACGTAACAAGTCCCGAGTTAAGCAGAAAGAAGTTGTAGAGGTCCAAGAATCTGAAGTTGATGTGCAGGAAGTGGAAATTCCTATGCTAAATTCTACTTATGGCCTGATAGTGGGTCCATTTGGCTCAATAGAAGACGGTATCCTGGAATGGACTCCCGAAAAGCGGTTAGGAACCTGCAACAGAAAGGGTCAGTTTGCACGTCTAGTTTGGTCTAGAAAGTTTGTTTTGATATTCCATGAGCTTTCGATGACTGGAGCTCCACTTGCAATGATGGAGTTGGCAACAGAGCTTTTGAGCTGTGGGGCCACAGTTTCTGTGGTTGTTCTTAGCAAGAGGGGTGGATTGATGCCAGAGCTTGCTAGAAGGAAGATCAAAGTGCTCGAGGACAAATTggatcttagcttcaaaactgCCATGAAAGCTGATCTCATCATTGCAGGGTCGGCAGTTTCTGCATCATGGATCG AAAAATACAGAGAACATACTGTCCTTGGTGCCAGTCAAATTGCTTGGTGGATCATGGAAAACAGGCGGGAGTACTTTGATCGTGCAAAGCTTGCCCTCAACCATGTGAAAAGGCTTATTTTCCTGTCAGAGTTGCAGTCTAAACAGTGGCTAGCCTGGTGTGAGGAAGAAAAGATCAAGTTAAAGTCTCCGCCTGAACTCATCCCCCTTTCTGTTAATGATGAACTGGCTTTTGTGGCTGGCATTTCTTGCTCACTCAATACTCCAGCATTTAGCACTGAGAAGATGCTGGAAAAGAGGCAGCTATTGAGAAGTTCAGTAAGAAAGGAGATGGGATTGACAGATGATGACATGCTTGTGGTGTCTttaagtagtattaaccctggAAAAGGTCAATTCTTGCTTCTTGAATCAGCACACAAGGTGGTTGAACAAGGCATGGCTGTGAACAGTTCCACAATCAAAGGTTCAGTTAAGAGAGGTCGAAATTATCATGCAAGGGCTCTTCTTCAAGAGGGGCTCAAAATTGGAGAATCCTCATCTGAGTTATTCCATTCTGAGGGATACTCGGCAAAGTTTAGATCAAGAGAGAACACTCATCCTTCACATTATGCCACAACACTTTATGGTGATTACAGTCTGAGGAAACTGTTGGCTAATGGTGAAACAAAGCAGAAACAGAGGCTCAAGATTCTTATTGGTTCAGTAGGATCCAAGAGCAATAAAGTGACTTATGTTAAAACACTTCTCGAATTTCTATCTCATCACACGAACTTATCTAAATCAATACTATGGACTCCAGCAACCACGCGTGTGGCATCTCTCTATGCTGCAGCAGATGTATATGTGATGAATGCCCAG GGACTTGGAGAAACTTTTGGAAGAGTAACTGTTGAAGCAATGGCATTTGGTCTTCCG GTGCTGGGCACTGATTCTGGAGGCACAAAGGAGCTTGTTGAACACAACGTAACTGGTCTTCTCCATCCTTTGGGGCGTCCAGGGGCTCAAGTTCTCGCCAAAGATATTCAGTACTTGCTTGAGAATCCATCGGCAAGAAAGCAAATGGGAacagaaggaagaaagaaagtggAAAAAATGTACTTGAAGAAACACCTGTTCAAGAAATTTGGAGAGGTCCTCTACAGCTGCATGAGGATAAAATAG